TTAAGTCCTTATGTAAGCGTTGAAGATGATGAGCTTAGATTTAGTATAAGGATCGTCGATAGTGACTCTGAGCTTAGACGAAATTTATTTCTAAAAGAGCTTAGAGAAGGGCTAGCACAGCTTACTAAAAATGACAATGTAAGCATAGAAGTTGTCGGCATGATGGTGCTTTATAACAATATGCTTCAAAATTTACTTAGCTCGCAAGTTGATACTTTTGGACTAACTGTCGCTATACTTTTTGTCATATTTTGCTTTATCTTTAGGAGCATAAAGCTAGCAACCATTGCGATAGTTTCAAATTTAATCCCGCTTTGCACACTCTTTGGTGTGATGGGATTTTTTGGCATTCCGCTTGATGTGATGAGTATCACGATCGCAGCCATTAGCATTGGTATTGGCGTTGATGATATCATCCATTACATCCACCGCTTTAAAGAAGAAATGCTTACAAAAAGTGTTTTTGAGAGCATTAAAGTCGCGCACGCAAGCATCGGATATGCGATGTATTACACATCATTCACTATTTTTCTTGGCTTTAGTGTGATGATAACTAGCAATTTTATTCCAACTATCTATTTTGGCTTACTAACCGATCTTGTTATGGTTTTTATGCTTCTTGGCGCACTAATCATCTTACCAAGCCTCATTGCAAGCTTTGTAAAAAAGAGCGATATTTAAGCTAAATTTATTTGATAACTTTGATGAACGAGTAGACATCGGCCACGCCGTCAATGTGCTTAGCATACCAAATAGCATGTTTTTCTTGCTCAATGCTATCAACTACGCCGCTAAATACAACATCACAGCCAACTATGCTAACTCGCACATTTGTACCCTCAACTATACTATCTTTAAAAAGATTTTGCTTTAAGTTTGTGAGAATTTTTAGACTATCGCATGGATATTCTGGCTTCTTGATACGAAGATAGGTATAAATTTTTCGCACACCATCTGTGCTTTTGGCTAGTTCTACTAGCTTATCTTCAAGCTCTTTACTATCAACAAGTCCTATCAGATAGGCATCTCCGTAAAAGACCTCAATCTCGATATCAATATTGCTAAGCCCTTTTGAAAATAAAATTTTGCTTTGCAATTTGCTTTGTATAAATTTATCTCTTGTGATCGAGTAAATACCACGTTTATCGCGTGAAATAGAGTACGCATCATATACATTTAGCGGTGCAGTTGCTGGGGAAAGAACCGAAGAACAAGAGCAAAAAAATAGAGCCAAAAATGCAAAAATGCTAAATTTTGAAATCAGAAATCCTTTTGTAATTTCAAAAAGTTTATAGAAAATGGGCTAAAATTTATCTAAATCTGCTAGAATAACGCACACGGAGGATAAAGTAATCTGGTGATGCTCACGGGCTTCAAACCCGATGACTGGGCGGTTGACCGTCTGGTGGGGAGTTCGATTCTCTCATCCTCTCGCCACTCTTGCCCTAACTTTTACCACCTTTTAACTAAACGCCAACCCCCACGCCATCGCGTATATCATCAACATTGAGATGAACGTAGTGCAAGCTACTCTTAATATCCTTATGACCCATAAAAGCCATTAATTTATGAGCATTAAATCCCTTCAAACTCACTAACCTAGAAGCCACTGTATGGCGTAATACGTATAGTCCGTGAGTGTTGTTTTCTCCCTTATATCCTAAATGGTTTCTTACAGCCCACCACATACGATTTGCTGTATCGTGGTTTAGATGAGTTATGGGGCACTTGTTTAAGGGTAGGTCTTTGCAGTTATCATAAGCACCTTGAGATACCCAGTAGTAAGCCATACGAAGCACTTGGTCGTCTTTAGTTTCAGTAAAGAGTTTGCGAGCCTCTATTTTACTTACGCTCTTAGCTATTTCTAAGCGTTGTTTTATGGCTCTAAAAACCTCCATAACGTTCTCTCCACAAGGCAGTGTCCTGCTTTGTCCGTTCTTCGGAGCCCCTATGATAGTTCCAACACCTTTGTGCGTCTTAACTGCCCTAGAGATAGTGATAGTATCATACTCAAAACTAATATCCCCTAACTCAATAGCAAAGTATTCAGCAGGTCTTAGCCCAAGATTTGATAACACTATAAAGAGCTCATATAGCTCTACACTAGATAATGCTTTAGATTTCTTAGCTCTGTTATATAAAAACTCTTTAGCACTAAGTAGTTCATCATCTCTTAGAGCAGGTCTTTTGCCTACTACTTGCCTAGCTTGAAGTCCTTTGAAGTTCGGTTTAGATTTAAACTTAACTACTTCAAGGCCTTCAAGTATCCTAAGGGCTGTACCTAGAGCTACTAGAGATGAGTTAAAAGAGTGAGGCGAGTATATCTTACCATTAACTCCTTTGTTTAACATCTTATCTTTTAGCTCGTATAAATCAGCTGTCGTAAGTGCAGATACTTCTTTGTCTCCTATGGCTTTTATAATCCTATTTAGACACACTCTATAATGTGTTGTATCATCTAGGTACTGCCAGTATCTGTCGTGTAAGAAGTCTAAGGCTTCTGAGAGTTTCATACCACCTCTAGCTGAGCTTACATCAGTTTCCCATAACTCATCCTCAGCTTTGCCTTTGCGTATTCTTTCTTTCCACTCTTTTTCTAATCTTAGAGCTTCTGCTTTGGTGCTGTTGGGGTATCTCCTTTGAAACCTAACACCATCTATAAGAAAATCACTGCACCAAGTTCCACTCTTATTCTTATACATCCTTACGCTCCTTTTTGCATCTTAAGCCCTTTGGCGTTCTAGTCTTTCTATCTAGCTCATACATATCATAGTAGTGCTGAAGTCTTTTGTAGATAGCATCAGCTCCACCATAAAGCTTTGCTTGTTTCTCTAGTATCCTTATAAGATACTCCTCATCGCTTTCCCCTTTAAGTCGTCTTGTGTAATGCCTAGATGGTTTAGGCTCTGTCTTTATTCTTTGTTGTTTTATTAGCCCTTTACGATAGTTTTCTATCTGTATTTCTGCTCCGGATATACCACAAACAAGCCAAACGCAAAACAACCCAAAGACACCCCAAGCATTATACTTTGGAAACCATTGCATTTCCTCTACTATTGTGGCAATAATAAGCCCAGCCAAGAATAGCAGAAAGGCTATCTTAGGCACTCCAAAGGCATTAAACCCAAGAAACCTAAGCTCATCTTGTGTTAGCTCTTGCCCTAATACTTTGAGTTTCATTTGCTTGCCCTTTCCTTGATTAATTCCTCTAGCAACTCTTGACTTCTTTCCTTATACTCTCTTGCATATTTGTCATAGAGGTTTATCATATCTTGATTAAAATCAGGTGTGTTGCCTAAGCCTAAAAGCACACGCTTTATCATTTGTTTCTCAGTTTCATTGAAAAAATCCTTACCACATTTAAATCCAATGTAATTTCCCTCTACTCTAAGAAAAGGAGGCGTAAGTAAATCTTTAGAAAACTTAAACTCTTTCCACGTATCGGTTGGCTCATCCTTATATTCTAGCTTATTGCCTAAGGATAAATGGTGAATAAGATAAAGTCTATTCTGTCTATCCCCATCATTATAAAACTCTAAAAGTCTAACGTCTAAAGGCTTCTTTACCATCTCTCTATCTCCTCTCAGTTATACCCATAATAAAGCTTGCTATAATCAAAGCCAATCTCATCACCATAATACATACCATCATCTCCGTAGCATATAGCATCATCATAATAGCTGCATAACGTATCACAATCAGCCATAAACTCTTTACTATTTAAAAACTCTATAATCTTACCAGTGCTAAGAGTTTTAAGAGTGTTAAGTGTTGCTGAAAAGTCTATAAACTCATTATGTGTATGCTCGTGCTGGTATCCTATTGATAAGTTTATGCAAGCTATACCAAGAGCTCTTGCAAGGTTGCTTGCATCAGTAAAGCTCCCCCAGTCGCTATTATAACCCATAGCTTCAAAAAGGCATATTAATTCTTGATTATCATAGCCATATAATGCCAGCTCATTACTACCCTTTCTATCAAGACCTATAAAAGAAGTAACGTTAAGCTCTTTAATAGTATTAACGCATTTAGCACTCCCTTGTCCCCCTATCTCTTCATTAACAAAGAAGCCAAAGGCATAAGGCACACCTCTATCCATTAGCTTAAGAGCTATATAGCATCCGCAGCGGTCATCCCCACCTAAGCAAGCACAATCAGAGTTTGGTAATAAAGCTATATAGTTTCGCCTTACATATAAATCCCCTTTAGCTGGGGCTTTAGTGTTTCTAGCATCATTTATTGTGTCTATATGTGTGCATATAAGGGCATACTGCTTTTGTCCTTTTGGTGTAAATATAATACCCCCATCAGGTATAACAATCTTTTCATAATCAACGTAAGTTAATCCATTTAAATATCTCCATAGGCTTTTTTGAGAATGTCCTAAAAGTTTTAATAAATCCCTCATATTCTTACCCCTCCAGTAGGTATAGCTCTATTATTGAGCATTATAAAATCCCTTGAGCTTACATATATTTCTCCAGCTGCATAAGCTGTCCTAAGCTCCCTAAAGTTTGTCTCTGGGCAATGCTTTATTCTCTTACCACACATTGCCTTTACTCCTCCGCTATCATTTATATCAATAGCACCTTTAAAAACTGAGCCATCCCTTGATAATTTAAAATAACCTTTAACAATCATTGTGCTACCTCCTGCTTTAGTAAGTTTTCATTGTATATTTGCTTAATATATTTTAGTAACCCCATATTTTTTAGAGGGCTCTTTATATCCTTTAACCAAGCATCAAAAAGCCTTTCTCCCTCTTTGCTTATTATGTTTATATAAAAGTTTTCAAAGGCTACTTCGTCTTTGTAATAATGCCCTTGTAGTTTATCCAGCTTTTTAAAGAAAACCTTTTGGATATAAAAGGTATCATCTATAACATCTAGGTATAATCTGCCGTGTCCCTCGTGTCTTTGCTTGCCTTGTTTAAGCCTCCCATAAAAGGGGATAACTATATTCTTTTTTGTAAAAGTTTTCATAGCTTAGTCCTCCTTTGTTAATAGCTTTGTTTCTA
This genomic interval from Campylobacter concisus contains the following:
- a CDS encoding BON domain-containing protein yields the protein MISKFSIFAFLALFFCSCSSVLSPATAPLNVYDAYSISRDKRGIYSITRDKFIQSKLQSKILFSKGLSNIDIEIEVFYGDAYLIGLVDSKELEDKLVELAKSTDGVRKIYTYLRIKKPEYPCDSLKILTNLKQNLFKDSIVEGTNVRVSIVGCDVVFSGVVDSIEQEKHAIWYAKHIDGVADVYSFIKVIK
- a CDS encoding site-specific integrase, whose amino-acid sequence is MYKNKSGTWCSDFLIDGVRFQRRYPNSTKAEALRLEKEWKERIRKGKAEDELWETDVSSARGGMKLSEALDFLHDRYWQYLDDTTHYRVCLNRIIKAIGDKEVSALTTADLYELKDKMLNKGVNGKIYSPHSFNSSLVALGTALRILEGLEVVKFKSKPNFKGLQARQVVGKRPALRDDELLSAKEFLYNRAKKSKALSSVELYELFIVLSNLGLRPAEYFAIELGDISFEYDTITISRAVKTHKGVGTIIGAPKNGQSRTLPCGENVMEVFRAIKQRLEIAKSVSKIEARKLFTETKDDQVLRMAYYWVSQGAYDNCKDLPLNKCPITHLNHDTANRMWWAVRNHLGYKGENNTHGLYVLRHTVASRLVSLKGFNAHKLMAFMGHKDIKSSLHYVHLNVDDIRDGVGVGV